AATGGTAAAAGACTGCTCGTCCCATCTTTTTTTGCGGTTACGGCTCATAAAAATGGTCGAATAGCTTCCTGTGAAATACGGACCTGGATCTGCTTCCAAATCTCCAATAGCCTCTTTTAATGTGACGAATGGTTTCATCCCTTCTCCTTCGCCGTGTGTAATTTCAGGATAAGAATAATCATACTCAAGGTCATTCCGGACACCTACCAGTATCACACGTTCGCGAATTTGCGGGACACCGTAGTCGCGTGAATTTAACAGCCTTGCCTGAACGCGATATCCTGCTGATGCGAAATCTTCGACGATTTGCTGGAATACTTCCCCGCCACCAAGCGTCATCATGCCTTTAACATTCTCAGCGACAAATATCTCCGGCTGAACCTGGAGTAGGCAGCGAATAAAGTGGATGTATAAAAAGTTCCGTTCATCGTCAATCAGCCTTGGACCTGCTTCCGAAAATCCGGGACATGGGAAGCCGCCGAGGACAATGTTCGCATGCGGAAACTCCTTAATTCTTCGGATATCTTTTTTAAGAGTAAAAACATGTTTTGGCATATTTTCTTTGTAAGATTCTAACGCTTCTGTGAAGATATCATTGGCAAACACCGTATTGAAAATGCTCTCATGTCGAACCGCATTAAAAATGTCTTTTTCTTTAAAAGCTTCTAGCGCTTTCTCGCTTCCAATCATTGCTTCAAGACCTGCAAGCTCAAACCCTAAATCAAGCCCGCCTGCTCCACAAAAAAGGGATAAGACATTGATCTTATCTCGTTTAAAATGAATATCCTCTTCTTTAAAATCGCTCTTATCATCAAGAAGCAAATCTTTTTCTTCGTTTATTTTTTCCATTAATAATTCTTTTATTTCATTTTTATCCAATTTAGGAGCCGGCTTAAATTTTCCGCGTCCAGGCTCATTTAATTTAATTGCCATTTTACCGCCTCTTTCGACAAGTATCGCTATTTTATAAGTCTATCTTTTTACATGTTTTTTTTCAATATGAAATAGAACCCATTTTCATAGAAAAAGACCGTCCGGAAAAGAACGGTCATGAATTATTATGGCAATAAAATGGATGGGACTTCAATCTGATCAAGATGCAGTTCGCTTGGATGTAAAACACCCAGTTGAGAGAATGCTTGTCTTACTTCTGGCACCAGATCTTTCCCAGTAAGGGCTAAAGGATTGTTAAAGGCTAAGGAATGGGATAGTCTACCTCTTATTACATTATAGTGCACACGAACGGCAAGTGGTCTTGCGCCATCCGTACTATTTTCTACAGTGCGGTAATTGTTAGCTGTAAAAATGAGATATAAAGGTTCAAATTCCACATCATCAATCAATTGGATATTGTCAAAAATATCGGACGTTGTGCATATTTCATCTACTTCTGCATAAAGCATGTATTCAGCAACGCCAGAATCATAAATGACTTCCCCATCCAAAACAGAATTTCTCTTATTATCTGGAAGGTTAATGCCCTTATATATGAAATCCCTTGCCTCTTGGTCCGATAAATGAAGCGGCGCGCTTAATCTTCTAGGCTTATCTGCAATCTCAAGCTTCCATCCCATTGTCACAGAATTTGGTTTTGTGGGATGTTTGCCGCTTGCAAATAGAAGCGGTTGTTCTCTGAATTTGCTGCTGATGCTTCTTGTTGTGCGCTCGATAATATCTTCATAATTTTCGCCAAAGAAACTTTCTGCCCTTTCAGCGTTTACTTTGTTTTCTTGGAACTCATTAGTTCTTCTCGATTTTACAGAGATTTTAAACTCCCTTTGAAAGCCATTTGAATCGCCTAATATGTATACATCAGTTTTGCACTCACCTGAACCTTGTGGGCGGGGCTTTCCGACCTTTAAAACTGAATAGCCCTCTCCCGCGTAGACAAATTGACCATCATTTTGAATAATCCGGATAATCTTATTTTCCAGTTCGGAATACCTTGGCACATCTATCACTCTCCTAATTTTGGAATAGTGATAGATTTCTATAAACACGATCCTTTTTCCTGCAAAACGTCAATTATCCAAGGGTGATTTTACTAATTTATCGACAGATTATGACAAAACAGTCCTAATATACTCATTTGGTTCACCATTAATTCTTGTATTTACAAGCCAATCACCTGAGGA
Above is a genomic segment from Neobacillus endophyticus containing:
- a CDS encoding DNA cytosine methyltransferase translates to MAIKLNEPGRGKFKPAPKLDKNEIKELLMEKINEEKDLLLDDKSDFKEEDIHFKRDKINVLSLFCGAGGLDLGFELAGLEAMIGSEKALEAFKEKDIFNAVRHESIFNTVFANDIFTEALESYKENMPKHVFTLKKDIRRIKEFPHANIVLGGFPCPGFSEAGPRLIDDERNFLYIHFIRCLLQVQPEIFVAENVKGMMTLGGGEVFQQIVEDFASAGYRVQARLLNSRDYGVPQIRERVILVGVRNDLEYDYSYPEITHGEGEGMKPFVTLKEAIGDLEADPGPYFTGSYSTIFMSRNRKKRWDEQSFTIQASGRQAPIHPAGEPMKKIHANLWIFPDGEENNRRLSVKEIQRIQTFPNWYAFNQGNSRGELNRLDKQYKQIGNAVPVFLARAVAKSIAQWAVEYVKEKDDNEVQMKLFM